From Cenarchaeum symbiont of Oopsacas minuta, the proteins below share one genomic window:
- a CDS encoding Transposase has translation KNIRVKGFDAMGRMLRWHRDDLQGFLKIYRKRSNVESTFSSMKRRLSGTLSARKLDTQKIELGFFVLCHNLHVLATN, from the coding sequence AAAAAAATATTCGTGTAAAAGGATTTGATGCAATGGGCAGGATGCTCCGATGGCATCGTGATGATTTACAAGGATTCTTGAAAATATATCGCAAACGTAGTAATGTAGAATCTACGTTTTCATCTATGAAAAGAAGACTATCTGGTACCTTGAGTGCACGCAAGCTTGATACACAGAAAATTGAATTGGGCTTTTTTGTCTTGTGTCATAATCTTCACGTATTGGCAACGAACTAA